The following proteins are encoded in a genomic region of Stutzerimonas balearica DSM 6083:
- a CDS encoding MotA/TolQ/ExbB proton channel family protein, which yields MHGLWLRLVDSGHLLLDFMAAGGVVMWALAVLCVLYWTLVFERLWYMRRVFPRWVDARRQAWARLASEPGTWQRAVRSAWLAQAQQQLAGPLRLSKALVALYPLLGLLGTVTGMIAVFDVLSLNGTGNPRGMAAGVWQATLPTMAGMVLAITGLFSLARLERIARLSLDRLADQLRHD from the coding sequence ATGCACGGGCTCTGGCTGCGGCTGGTCGACAGCGGTCATCTGCTGCTCGACTTCATGGCCGCCGGTGGGGTCGTCATGTGGGCGCTGGCGGTGCTCTGCGTGCTGTACTGGACGCTGGTGTTCGAGCGCCTCTGGTACATGCGCCGGGTGTTCCCGCGCTGGGTCGACGCCCGCCGCCAGGCCTGGGCCCGGTTGGCCAGCGAGCCCGGCACCTGGCAGCGCGCGGTACGCAGCGCCTGGCTGGCGCAGGCTCAGCAGCAACTGGCCGGGCCGCTGCGCCTGAGCAAGGCGCTGGTAGCGCTCTACCCGCTGCTCGGCCTGCTCGGCACCGTGACCGGGATGATCGCCGTGTTCGATGTGCTGTCGCTCAACGGTACCGGCAACCCGCGCGGCATGGCCGCTGGCGTCTGGCAAGCCACCCTGCCGACCATGGCTGGCATGGTGCTGGCCATCACTGGACTGTTCAGCCTGGCGCGCCTCGAGCGTATCGCCCGGCTGTCGCTCGACCGGCTGGCCGACCAGCTGCGTCACGATTGA
- a CDS encoding DUF3299 domain-containing protein, whose product MPRPLPILLLCLVSSWATAEIRELRWSELVPADAPPPAPPAAMHDLSQLADVLAAENGPAAAQQHPNAPVVQALDGLEVRLPGYIVPLEISEQERVVEFLLVPYFGACIHVPPPPSNQIVHAISEPGVKVEQLYQPFWIEGPLRVEPASSELAEAGYSMQAQRIFPYDLP is encoded by the coding sequence ATGCCCAGACCCCTGCCGATCCTGCTGCTGTGTCTGGTGTCATCCTGGGCGACCGCCGAGATACGCGAGCTACGTTGGTCGGAACTGGTACCGGCCGATGCGCCGCCCCCGGCCCCGCCGGCCGCAATGCACGACCTGTCGCAACTGGCCGATGTACTCGCCGCCGAGAATGGCCCCGCAGCGGCGCAACAGCACCCGAATGCGCCGGTGGTGCAGGCGCTGGACGGCCTCGAGGTGCGTCTGCCGGGTTACATCGTGCCGCTGGAAATCAGTGAGCAGGAGCGCGTCGTGGAGTTCCTGTTGGTGCCTTATTTCGGCGCCTGCATTCACGTGCCGCCGCCGCCGTCGAACCAGATCGTCCACGCCATCAGCGAGCCAGGGGTAAAGGTAGAGCAACTCTATCAACCGTTCTGGATCGAAGGTCCGTTGCGCGTCGAGCCAGCCAGCAGCGAGCTGGCCGAAGCGGGCTACAGCATGCAGGCGCAGCGTATCTTTCCCTACGACCTGCCCTGA
- a CDS encoding tetratricopeptide repeat protein — MPRLLLVLILTFASAAQAAQSIAPGVYRALQEAQSAQQKGDYGAARKALQGAGAKPGSIEQALVWRSLGYLAWAQGDTADAVRWLDKALASGKLDEQTLAAERANLARLYLAEGDFARVVSLLKGADQQDADILRMLVQAYQGLGQHAKALPLAERYVAANPRAEDVWLQLLVAGNAELKRYPAAERWQRQLLLRHPDQPRSWRQLAGLQQLAGADERALATLRTAYAKGLRFSEAELDNLVLLAAAAGQPWQAARLLDGMLDAGLLQGSATRRERLAQLWWQARERSTAAELYRELAARSGQAKLWMNLAQLELEQAHWQAGLEALRKAERAGAERRQVRAWREWAESELSFERERQVARTN, encoded by the coding sequence ATGCCTCGTCTGCTGCTCGTGTTGATCCTGACCTTCGCCAGTGCCGCGCAGGCGGCGCAAAGTATTGCACCTGGCGTATACCGCGCTCTGCAAGAGGCGCAAAGCGCTCAGCAGAAGGGTGACTATGGTGCTGCGCGAAAGGCGCTGCAGGGCGCCGGGGCCAAGCCTGGCAGCATCGAGCAGGCCCTGGTCTGGCGCAGCCTTGGCTACCTGGCCTGGGCGCAGGGCGATACCGCCGACGCCGTGCGGTGGCTCGACAAGGCGCTGGCCAGCGGCAAGCTCGACGAGCAGACACTCGCCGCCGAACGCGCCAACCTGGCGCGCCTGTACCTCGCCGAAGGCGACTTCGCCCGCGTCGTCAGCCTGTTGAAGGGGGCGGACCAGCAGGATGCCGATATCCTGCGCATGCTCGTGCAGGCGTACCAGGGGCTCGGCCAGCATGCCAAGGCGCTGCCCCTGGCCGAACGTTATGTGGCGGCCAATCCGCGCGCCGAGGACGTCTGGCTGCAACTGCTGGTGGCCGGCAACGCCGAGCTCAAGCGCTACCCTGCGGCCGAGCGTTGGCAGCGCCAGCTGCTGTTGCGCCACCCAGACCAGCCGCGTAGCTGGCGCCAGTTGGCCGGGCTGCAGCAACTGGCCGGCGCCGACGAGCGGGCGTTGGCCACGCTGCGCACCGCCTACGCCAAGGGCCTACGCTTTAGCGAGGCGGAGCTGGACAACCTGGTGCTGCTGGCCGCCGCAGCCGGTCAACCCTGGCAAGCCGCACGACTGCTGGACGGCATGCTCGACGCCGGTCTGTTGCAAGGAAGCGCGACCCGCCGCGAGAGGCTGGCGCAGCTCTGGTGGCAGGCGCGCGAGCGCAGCACAGCGGCGGAACTGTACCGCGAGCTGGCGGCCCGGAGCGGCCAGGCGAAGCTGTGGATGAATCTGGCCCAGCTCGAACTCGAGCAGGCCCATTGGCAGGCCGGCCTTGAGGCGCTGCGCAAGGCTGAACGTGCCGGGGCCGAGCGGCGCCAGGTGCGCGCCTGGCGTGAGTGGGCGGAGAGTGAGCTGAGCTTCGAGCGCGAGCGTCAGGTCGCCCGCACCAACTGA
- a CDS encoding ExbD/TolR family protein, producing MRMRRHHYQQDEDTGIDLTPMLDVVFIMLIFFIVTSSFVKESGVEVQRPQADTASAQDKGNILIAVTADGQIWIDKQQIDVRSVRAHVERMRVDQPDGAVVVQADQDARTGLVVQVMDQARQAGVRDVALAASTGAR from the coding sequence ATGCGTATGCGTCGCCATCATTACCAGCAGGACGAAGACACCGGCATCGACCTCACGCCGATGCTCGATGTGGTCTTCATCATGCTGATCTTCTTCATCGTCACCAGCTCCTTCGTCAAGGAGTCCGGCGTCGAGGTGCAGCGCCCGCAGGCCGATACCGCCAGCGCCCAGGACAAGGGCAACATCCTCATCGCCGTGACCGCCGACGGCCAGATCTGGATCGACAAGCAGCAGATCGACGTGCGCAGCGTGCGCGCCCATGTCGAGCGCATGCGCGTCGATCAGCCCGATGGTGCGGTCGTGGTGCAGGCCGACCAGGATGCACGCACCGGCCTGGTGGTGCAGGTCATGGATCAGGCGCGACAGGCCGGGGTCCGCGACGTGGCGCTGGCGGCCAGCACGGGAGCGCGGTAA
- a CDS encoding MotA/TolQ/ExbB proton channel family protein — translation MSRLFSLLALLLAPVLVNAAEPLNPDQLLERIRSERAAEASAMQAREQAFVRDRGEQARLLAQAKAALAEQQAEAERLKAEFDRQEALLAEQEKLLAQRVGHLGELFGVVRQSAGDIAGQWQDSLLNAQYPERLAQLRGLAESRTLPSAEDLDAFWMTLLEDLAASGRVEQVSLPVVGVDGQRSEQPVLRVGTFSVFGQDDFLRYDADAGQLLAPARQPSGMGEVDDYLRSDEALGVLPIDPSRGTLLAQLQREPDFWARLQQGGLVGWVIVALGVLGLCLAGWRMVYLSGVGRKVASQMRELERPRDDNPLGRIIGVLGPKPQLADLETLELKLDEAILQETPPLERGQPLLKLLTAVAPLLGLLGTVTGMIVTFQAITQSGGGDSRLMADGISQALVTTVMGLVVAIPLLFLHALLASRSKALIQLLEQQSAGLIALHLSGTPRRD, via the coding sequence ATGAGTCGTCTGTTTTCTCTGCTGGCGCTGCTGCTGGCGCCGGTACTGGTGAATGCCGCCGAGCCGCTGAATCCCGATCAGCTGCTTGAGCGCATCCGCAGTGAGCGGGCCGCCGAAGCGAGCGCCATGCAGGCGCGCGAGCAGGCTTTCGTGCGTGACCGCGGCGAACAGGCCCGTCTGCTGGCGCAGGCCAAGGCGGCGCTGGCCGAGCAGCAGGCCGAGGCCGAACGGCTCAAGGCCGAGTTCGACCGGCAGGAAGCGCTGCTTGCCGAGCAGGAGAAGTTGCTGGCCCAGCGCGTCGGTCATCTGGGCGAGCTGTTCGGTGTGGTCCGCCAGAGCGCCGGCGACATTGCCGGGCAGTGGCAGGACAGCCTTCTCAATGCCCAATATCCCGAGCGCCTGGCGCAACTGCGAGGGCTCGCCGAGAGCCGCACGCTGCCCTCGGCCGAGGATCTGGATGCGTTCTGGATGACGCTGTTGGAGGACCTGGCCGCCAGCGGTCGGGTCGAGCAGGTCAGCCTTCCGGTGGTTGGGGTCGACGGCCAGCGCAGCGAACAGCCGGTGCTGCGCGTCGGCACATTCTCGGTCTTCGGCCAGGATGACTTCCTGCGCTACGACGCCGATGCCGGTCAGTTGCTGGCACCGGCTCGGCAGCCTTCCGGCATGGGCGAAGTCGATGACTATCTGCGCAGCGATGAGGCACTGGGTGTGCTACCGATCGACCCGAGCCGCGGCACGCTGCTGGCGCAGTTGCAGCGCGAGCCGGACTTCTGGGCGCGCCTGCAGCAGGGCGGGCTGGTCGGCTGGGTCATTGTCGCATTGGGTGTGCTCGGCCTGTGCCTGGCGGGCTGGCGAATGGTCTATCTCAGTGGCGTCGGCCGCAAGGTCGCCAGCCAGATGCGCGAGCTCGAGCGGCCGCGCGACGACAATCCGCTCGGCCGCATCATTGGTGTGCTCGGGCCGAAGCCGCAACTTGCGGACCTGGAGACCCTGGAGCTCAAGCTCGACGAGGCGATCCTGCAGGAAACGCCGCCGCTGGAGCGCGGCCAGCCGCTGCTCAAGTTGCTGACGGCTGTTGCGCCCTTGCTTGGTCTCTTGGGCACCGTGACGGGCATGATCGTTACCTTCCAGGCCATCACCCAGAGCGGTGGCGGTGATTCGCGGCTGATGGCCGATGGCATCTCGCAGGCGCTGGTAACCACCGTGATGGGCCTGGTGGTGGCCATCCCGCTGCTGTTCCTGCACGCGCTGCTGGCCAGTCGCAGCAAGGCGCTGATCCAGCTCCTCGAACAGCAGAGCGCGGGCCTGATCGCGCTGCACTTGTCGGGAACGCCTCGTCGTGACTGA
- a CDS encoding energy transducer TonB — translation MRQGLSRAGFSLLAACVVTVLLFALMLSMVSPPRSEVSDEPVAVANFVRMDGRNQDAATRTRQQAPQPPQPKTPQPPTPPTPSMATPAANLPKLDLDLPNIDAGVSVAAAPAPSLSGLSAAAAPAPAATAPAAAAAAEAGGQPGGPEQEVVPLNDVRPEYPYRARQRGIEGHIKLAFTISPSGRVENIRVLEASPRNVFDREARRAAARWRFAPRTENGVAVSREAVKTLHFRLQGER, via the coding sequence ATGCGCCAGGGCTTGAGCCGCGCCGGCTTTTCGCTGCTGGCGGCCTGTGTGGTCACCGTATTGCTGTTCGCACTCATGCTGAGCATGGTCTCGCCGCCGCGCAGCGAAGTCAGCGACGAGCCCGTCGCAGTCGCCAACTTCGTCCGCATGGATGGGCGCAACCAGGACGCTGCGACGCGCACGCGCCAGCAGGCGCCACAGCCGCCACAACCCAAGACGCCGCAGCCACCGACGCCACCGACGCCGAGCATGGCGACCCCGGCGGCCAATCTGCCAAAGCTCGATCTCGATCTGCCGAACATCGATGCCGGTGTGTCGGTCGCCGCGGCACCGGCGCCGAGCTTGAGCGGCCTGAGCGCCGCTGCGGCCCCTGCGCCAGCTGCCACGGCACCCGCGGCTGCTGCCGCCGCCGAGGCGGGCGGGCAACCGGGCGGGCCGGAGCAAGAGGTGGTGCCGCTCAACGATGTTCGTCCCGAATATCCCTACCGAGCCCGGCAACGCGGGATCGAAGGGCATATCAAGCTGGCCTTCACCATTTCCCCCTCCGGCCGGGTGGAAAACATCCGCGTGCTGGAGGCTTCGCCGCGCAACGTCTTCGACCGCGAGGCGCGCCGGGCGGCGGCTCGCTGGCGCTTTGCTCCACGCACCGAGAACGGCGTGGCGGTTTCGCGCGAAGCCGTGAAGACCCTGCACTTCCGCCTGCAAGGAGAACGCTGA